A genomic window from Bacillus mesophilus includes:
- a CDS encoding RNA polymerase sigma factor gives MEVVDDQQLTEEIKSGSEAAMEVLTRKYYKPIYAFVYRKVGNKDTAYDLTQEIFIKVIQRIPSYSQKGTFKSWLYTIAVNHCRDYWRSAPYQSSLKQSELPQSLESKERSVSYIFERKETREQVRGAIQSLPDYQKEALILKYYQDMKIKEIAEVTNSSIPTVKSRLKQGLGKLANLLRGGEENGQAKK, from the coding sequence ATGGAAGTGGTTGATGATCAACAATTAACTGAAGAAATCAAAAGTGGAAGCGAAGCAGCGATGGAGGTTTTAACTAGAAAATATTATAAGCCTATTTATGCATTTGTGTATCGAAAAGTAGGGAACAAAGACACAGCATATGACCTTACACAAGAGATATTTATTAAGGTCATCCAACGCATTCCATCCTATTCCCAAAAAGGTACATTCAAAAGTTGGCTTTATACCATCGCGGTGAATCATTGTCGAGATTATTGGAGAAGTGCTCCCTATCAAAGCAGCTTAAAGCAATCCGAGTTACCTCAATCCTTAGAAAGTAAGGAGAGAAGTGTTTCGTATATTTTTGAGCGCAAGGAAACAAGAGAGCAGGTCAGAGGGGCCATCCAAAGCCTACCGGACTATCAGAAGGAAGCACTTATTCTTAAATATTATCAGGATATGAAGATAAAGGAAATTGCAGAAGTAACGAACAGTAGTATACCGACAGTGAAATCAAGATTGAAACAAGGACTTGGTAAATTAGCGAATCTTTTAAGGGGGGGTGAGGAAAATGGACAAGCGAAGAAATGA
- a CDS encoding CPBP family intramembrane glutamic endopeptidase has translation MEIWYYLIIVFLLTYEPIYGYFDYQHFKHRVRLNPEERVRYYKKVMIGLWAPTILILSLVLVGPLTFEDIGVKGVQLHTETLGPWVTYITLGLVGAYILGLSYYLIAAKVSPKMKAQIIKMKQQELVKSQFSDIMPVSKQDKQVWTYVSWTAGITEEIIYRGFLIFALIQLFPDMSVWMILLLSSLLFGLAHTYQGLSNVIKTGLMGMFFALLYISLDSLFPVILLHALMDYVAKIGDEEVTVE, from the coding sequence ATGGAAATTTGGTATTATCTTATCATTGTATTTCTATTAACCTATGAACCTATTTATGGGTACTTTGATTATCAACATTTTAAGCACAGAGTTCGTCTTAATCCAGAAGAACGTGTCCGATATTATAAAAAGGTCATGATCGGGCTTTGGGCACCAACTATTTTGATTCTAAGCTTGGTGCTAGTTGGACCGTTGACGTTTGAAGATATTGGTGTAAAAGGTGTTCAGTTACATACTGAAACCTTGGGACCATGGGTGACATATATAACGTTGGGGTTAGTGGGTGCCTATATTCTCGGTCTTTCGTATTATTTGATTGCTGCAAAAGTAAGTCCGAAGATGAAAGCTCAAATTATTAAAATGAAGCAGCAGGAATTAGTGAAGAGCCAGTTTTCAGATATTATGCCTGTCAGTAAACAGGATAAACAGGTATGGACCTATGTGTCCTGGACAGCGGGGATTACAGAAGAAATCATTTATCGAGGATTTTTAATTTTCGCCTTGATTCAGCTGTTTCCAGACATGTCGGTTTGGATGATCCTACTTCTTTCCTCATTATTATTTGGACTTGCTCATACCTATCAAGGCTTATCAAATGTCATCAAAACAGGGCTAATGGGTATGTTCTTTGCGCTGTTATACATCTCATTAGACTCATTGTTTCCAGTGATCCTCCTTCATGCTTTAATGGATTATGTTGCAAAGATTGGTGATGAAGAAGTTACAGTGGAATAG
- a CDS encoding ABC transporter permease, whose product MTHLAVLYRKEMTEMIRNYKLLWIPLVFILLGIMQPVSAYYLPQILETFGGLPEGAKIEIPTPTGPQVLMEVLSNYGMIGVLILVLSGMGIVSGERQSGVAGMVMMKPVPYSSYILSKWAGFLTITLFSLLIGYAASWYYTNLLIEHVAFTPVFQSIAVYSLWLVFVVTLTIFFSTLMKGTGSVAFVTILVVVILSTVTSLITKYTKWSPATMTEHAGTLLQAGELQSSFLLAVVTTLAIIVGILVLTIQVFKHKELLEQ is encoded by the coding sequence ATGACACACTTAGCTGTTCTGTACCGAAAAGAAATGACTGAAATGATACGTAATTATAAATTATTGTGGATTCCACTTGTCTTTATTTTGCTAGGCATCATGCAGCCAGTGAGTGCTTATTATCTGCCGCAAATTTTAGAAACCTTTGGTGGCCTACCAGAAGGAGCAAAGATTGAAATACCAACTCCAACCGGACCTCAAGTGTTAATGGAAGTTCTATCAAACTATGGGATGATTGGTGTACTCATTCTTGTTTTAAGTGGGATGGGAATTGTGTCTGGTGAAAGACAGAGTGGAGTAGCCGGAATGGTAATGATGAAGCCTGTTCCGTATTCCTCGTATATTTTATCAAAATGGGCAGGCTTTCTAACGATAACATTATTTTCTCTGTTAATCGGCTACGCAGCATCCTGGTATTATACTAATTTACTCATTGAACATGTCGCCTTCACACCTGTATTTCAAAGTATAGCGGTTTATAGCTTGTGGTTAGTGTTTGTAGTGACATTGACGATCTTTTTCAGCACATTAATGAAAGGAACTGGTAGTGTCGCTTTTGTAACTATTTTGGTGGTTGTCATCCTTTCAACAGTCACATCACTTATTACGAAATATACGAAGTGGAGTCCAGCTACGATGACAGAGCATGCAGGAACTCTCTTACAAGCAGGAGAGCTCCAATCTAGTTTCTTGCTCGCAGTAGTAACTACACTAGCCATCATCGTCGGCATTCTTGTCCTAACCATTCAGGTTTTTAAACATAAAGAGTTATTAGAACAATAA
- a CDS encoding ABC transporter ATP-binding protein, which yields MALLQATDLAKRFGNTNAVKGISFTIEEGKCVSLLGPNGAGKTSTLKMLSGLLKPTSGTILFQGKQNADLRPFIGYLPQYPAFYNWMSGKEFLVLVGVLAKLGRKEAEKRSEELLERVGLGEAKKRRIGGYSGGMKQRLGLAQALIHRPKLLILDEPVSALDPLGRREVLDMMREMKQETTILFSTHVLHDAQEISDDLLIMHDGKIAVSGDMNQVIRQHQQPIIKVEFESSADNWLQTIKSYHFVSEVTIQGYEASIVLTDMDMGKQTLLKEIAEHGLPIRKFEIAQTSLEDLFMKVVKA from the coding sequence ATGGCGCTATTACAAGCTACGGATTTAGCCAAACGTTTTGGAAACACGAATGCTGTAAAAGGAATTAGTTTTACGATTGAGGAAGGTAAATGTGTTTCATTACTTGGACCCAATGGAGCAGGCAAAACCTCCACGTTAAAAATGCTGTCTGGATTGTTGAAGCCGACATCAGGAACTATTCTTTTTCAAGGGAAACAGAATGCTGACTTACGCCCGTTTATTGGATATTTACCACAATATCCGGCCTTCTATAATTGGATGAGCGGCAAGGAATTTCTAGTCCTCGTGGGCGTGCTCGCAAAGTTAGGCCGCAAAGAAGCTGAAAAGAGAAGCGAAGAATTGTTGGAACGTGTAGGGTTAGGTGAAGCGAAGAAAAGAAGAATTGGCGGTTATTCAGGTGGAATGAAGCAACGCCTTGGATTGGCTCAAGCACTAATCCACCGTCCAAAGCTACTCATTTTAGATGAGCCTGTATCTGCACTCGATCCACTAGGAAGACGAGAAGTGTTAGACATGATGAGGGAAATGAAACAAGAGACGACGATTCTCTTCTCCACGCATGTTCTTCACGATGCACAGGAAATTAGTGATGATCTGTTGATTATGCATGATGGAAAAATTGCCGTCTCAGGTGATATGAACCAAGTCATTCGTCAACATCAACAGCCAATTATAAAAGTTGAATTCGAATCTAGTGCTGACAATTGGCTACAAACCATTAAAAGCTACCATTTTGTATCTGAAGTAACGATTCAAGGATATGAGGCTAGCATCGTACTAACCGATATGGACATGGGTAAACAAACTCTATTAAAAGAAATTGCCGAGCATGGGCTTCCCATCCGAAAGTTTGAGATTGCCCAAACATCATTAGAGGACTTATTTATGAAGGTGGTGAAAGCATGA
- a CDS encoding PLD nuclease N-terminal domain-containing protein, with the protein MNEMINEIPWGAIAPILVIQLLLMITALISCIREEKTNGPKWVWIPVIILFSLIGPVLYFVVGRRND; encoded by the coding sequence ATGAACGAAATGATAAACGAAATACCTTGGGGAGCGATTGCACCGATTCTTGTGATTCAGTTACTACTTATGATTACAGCATTAATTTCTTGTATTAGAGAGGAAAAAACGAACGGTCCGAAATGGGTATGGATTCCTGTTATTATCTTGTTTAGTTTAATTGGTCCGGTGCTTTACTTCGTGGTTGGAAGGAGAAACGATTAA
- a CDS encoding DUF5345 family protein has translation MNKNHPNHRESILDQEDEQTVKVLKDGLDKIDQYNPVITPNIQWFQEQVELEKTRIRKKQWKDLLVFISVALLLLVIVIAVVYRQPVLFLYFQLIGIILLPLAFNKKRKKVSSE, from the coding sequence GTGAATAAGAATCATCCTAATCATAGAGAATCCATCTTAGATCAAGAAGATGAACAAACAGTTAAGGTATTAAAAGATGGTTTAGATAAAATAGATCAATATAATCCGGTTATTACTCCTAACATACAGTGGTTTCAAGAGCAGGTTGAGTTGGAGAAAACACGGATTCGCAAGAAGCAATGGAAAGACCTACTCGTTTTTATTTCGGTAGCTTTGCTGCTGTTAGTAATTGTGATTGCAGTTGTGTATCGTCAGCCAGTTCTATTTCTCTACTTCCAACTGATCGGCATTATCTTACTGCCTTTAGCCTTTAATAAGAAAAGAAAGAAGGTCAGTAGTGAATGA
- the sigY gene encoding RNA polymerase sigma factor SigY: MEEKDLIRKAQKGDSLALSTLLQQNYSFLVKYLMKVTLHPQLAEDLAQETMMKCIEKIQLYNGKSMFSSWLMTIATNLYIDQQRRKKREKNYHDQEQALRKMKWQAGVMNEEWSDVVDALASLQVDIRMPIVLKHYYGYSYEEIGKMMGIAEGTVKSRVSNGLKNLRRELTERE; the protein is encoded by the coding sequence ATGGAAGAAAAGGATCTAATTCGAAAGGCTCAAAAGGGAGATTCGTTAGCGCTTTCGACGCTGTTACAGCAAAATTATTCTTTCCTTGTAAAATATTTAATGAAAGTCACCCTTCATCCACAGCTGGCAGAAGATCTAGCACAAGAGACGATGATGAAGTGTATTGAAAAAATCCAATTGTATAATGGAAAGTCTATGTTTTCCTCATGGCTTATGACGATTGCAACGAACTTGTACATCGATCAGCAGCGGCGAAAGAAGCGAGAGAAAAATTATCATGACCAAGAGCAAGCCCTTCGAAAAATGAAATGGCAAGCTGGTGTGATGAATGAAGAATGGTCTGATGTCGTAGATGCACTTGCTTCATTACAAGTAGATATTAGAATGCCAATCGTGTTAAAGCATTATTATGGGTACTCATACGAGGAAATTGGTAAAATGATGGGAATTGCAGAAGGAACGGTAAAATCTCGAGTGTCAAATGGTCTAAAGAACCTACGAAGGGAGTTGACTGAGCGTGAATAA
- a CDS encoding DUF3231 family protein, which translates to MVTKHNPRLTSAEVAVLWTQYQNDTAAICINKHMMEYIEDQDIKDVFDFSMSLISKQLQKIKEFFMDEGYPVPIGFTDQDIESNKPRLFSDVFCLHYINIMSIHGCEGYSSAITNSSRSDVLEYYTQCLNSAVELCKQTKKLLQEKGLYFRPPVITPPEKTDFVDDKRFLAAGWFSEKRPLSCIEISTLYFNLKKSILAKSITVAFSQVSPTKNVKDVLIKATEVKDKHISMFNEILNTGSLPPPPTFEEGISNSTNSPFSDKLMIFHVAFLFSTAMTYYGTGWASSPRKDLAPKFALAIADDLRIGGILVDLMIKNAWLEEPPLSSDRSKLIKQ; encoded by the coding sequence TTGGTTACCAAACATAATCCTAGACTTACATCTGCAGAGGTTGCTGTACTCTGGACACAATATCAAAATGACACAGCAGCTATTTGCATTAATAAACACATGATGGAGTACATAGAAGATCAGGATATCAAAGATGTATTTGACTTTTCAATGTCTCTTATTTCTAAACAGCTACAAAAGATAAAAGAATTCTTTATGGATGAAGGTTATCCAGTACCTATCGGTTTTACCGATCAAGATATAGAATCCAATAAGCCTCGTCTTTTTTCTGATGTTTTTTGTTTACACTATATAAACATTATGAGTATTCACGGCTGTGAAGGTTATAGTAGTGCTATTACGAACTCTTCCCGAAGCGATGTTCTTGAGTATTATACGCAATGCCTGAATTCTGCAGTTGAGTTATGTAAACAAACTAAAAAATTACTACAAGAAAAAGGACTATATTTTCGACCACCTGTCATTACACCACCTGAGAAAACAGACTTTGTAGATGATAAAAGATTTCTAGCAGCAGGATGGTTTAGTGAAAAGAGACCATTATCATGTATTGAAATTTCTACTCTTTATTTCAATCTAAAAAAAAGCATACTTGCTAAATCTATTACAGTAGCTTTCAGCCAAGTTAGCCCTACTAAAAATGTTAAAGATGTTCTAATAAAAGCAACGGAAGTTAAAGATAAACATATTAGCATGTTTAATGAGATATTAAATACAGGAAGTTTACCTCCCCCCCCAACGTTTGAAGAAGGAATTTCTAATTCTACAAATAGTCCATTTTCAGATAAACTGATGATCTTCCATGTGGCTTTTCTATTCTCAACGGCGATGACGTATTATGGGACTGGTTGGGCATCATCTCCCAGAAAAGATTTAGCTCCGAAGTTCGCCTTGGCAATTGCTGATGATTTAAGAATAGGTGGTATTTTAGTGGACTTAATGATTAAAAATGCTTGGCTTGAAGAACCTCCTTTATCAAGTGATCGAAGTAAATTAATTAAACAATAA
- a CDS encoding Na+/H+ antiporter family protein — MNAVVIAVIVMLVLSLARLNVVVSLIIGALLGGIVGGLSLSQTIEVFSGGLGNSAEVALSYALLGSFAVAISRTGLPEALVNAALKIVGKNGETKRKSLSKVAIILILLIMSVFSQNVIPIHIAFIPILVPPLLLVFNQLQLDRRLIASVITFGLITPYMLLPTGFGAIFHDIVQTNMGESGLTIAREDIPVAMIIPSIGMLVGLLIAVFFSYRNKREYDNISITEETKQESYTASGLIFAGISIVASLVVQLSTDSMILGALAGIVIVALSGKVKWKDTDTVLTNGMRMMSFIGFVMLAASGFANVMKETGHVDLLVEQASNLLNGNQQLGILMMLLVGLLVTMGIGSSFSTIPIIATIFVPLSLELGLSPLATIAIIGTAGALGDAGSPASDSTLGPTSGLNADGQHNHIWDTCVPTFLHYNILLIVFGWLAAAVVL; from the coding sequence ATGAATGCAGTCGTTATTGCAGTAATCGTCATGCTCGTATTGAGTTTGGCTCGTTTAAATGTAGTCGTTTCATTAATTATTGGAGCGTTACTAGGAGGAATTGTTGGAGGACTGAGTCTCAGTCAAACGATTGAAGTGTTTAGTGGGGGTTTAGGTAATAGTGCAGAAGTAGCGCTTAGTTATGCGTTACTAGGGAGCTTTGCCGTAGCAATTTCTAGAACAGGATTGCCCGAAGCATTAGTTAATGCAGCATTAAAGATAGTAGGAAAGAATGGCGAAACAAAGAGAAAGTCATTATCGAAAGTTGCGATTATTCTCATTCTATTAATTATGTCGGTTTTCTCTCAAAATGTGATTCCGATTCACATTGCGTTTATTCCAATTCTAGTTCCACCGTTATTGCTAGTCTTTAATCAATTACAACTAGATCGACGTTTGATCGCATCGGTTATTACGTTCGGTTTAATTACACCGTATATGTTGTTACCTACAGGGTTCGGCGCGATCTTCCATGATATTGTTCAAACAAACATGGGTGAAAGTGGACTCACCATAGCAAGAGAAGATATCCCGGTTGCCATGATCATTCCATCAATCGGTATGCTAGTAGGGTTGTTAATTGCCGTGTTCTTCTCTTATCGTAACAAAAGAGAGTATGATAACATCTCCATTACGGAAGAGACAAAGCAAGAATCATATACAGCAAGTGGCCTTATTTTTGCGGGGATTTCGATTGTTGCTTCATTAGTTGTGCAATTATCAACAGACTCTATGATCCTGGGAGCTTTAGCAGGGATTGTCATTGTCGCATTGAGTGGAAAAGTAAAATGGAAAGATACAGATACGGTTTTAACAAATGGGATGAGAATGATGTCCTTTATTGGTTTTGTCATGTTAGCAGCATCAGGGTTTGCTAATGTTATGAAAGAAACAGGTCATGTAGATCTATTAGTAGAGCAAGCTTCTAACCTGTTAAATGGAAACCAACAATTAGGTATTCTTATGATGTTATTAGTAGGATTGTTGGTAACAATGGGAATTGGATCATCATTCTCTACCATACCGATCATTGCCACCATTTTTGTTCCATTAAGTCTTGAGCTAGGTTTAAGTCCATTGGCGACCATTGCGATTATTGGAACAGCGGGAGCATTAGGAGACGCAGGTTCACCTGCCTCTGATAGTACTCTAGGACCAACTTCAGGATTAAATGCAGATGGACAGCACAACCACATTTGGGATACATGTGTACCAACGTTCCTTCACTACAATATCCTGTTAATTGTATTCGGTTGGCTTGCAGCAGCTGTAGTTTTATAA
- a CDS encoding DUF3953 domain-containing protein, whose protein sequence is MVRRIFAVITLLFVVNGLFSQNFEYTPFMLLFFGLTLLVMGIEEYQKKRSMYAWLFGAVALLLGFASIQGFFFSY, encoded by the coding sequence ATGGTACGCAGGATTTTTGCAGTCATAACATTATTATTTGTTGTTAACGGGTTATTTTCCCAGAATTTTGAATACACTCCATTTATGCTGTTATTCTTTGGGCTAACCTTGCTAGTTATGGGGATTGAGGAGTATCAAAAGAAACGAAGCATGTATGCTTGGCTATTTGGTGCAGTTGCTTTATTGTTAGGGTTTGCATCCATACAAGGGTTTTTCTTTAGTTATTAA
- a CDS encoding CBO0543 family protein, translated as MDTFTPHFVILSVNSRWEEIIQLKLKLRDLSLEHWMDETVFSFNWWLLLFSSIIFFIIWIKVLDKKRIIEISAFGLLVGTITFLLDIIGVSLVFWSYPDQLIPLVNSIFEIHNIHLPIIYMIIYQYFKTWKSFLIALTVSSSIFAFVLEPLTVWLGIYEVYRWKYLFSFPIYILGGILIRWAIIKVKEIEKR; from the coding sequence GTGGATACATTTACACCACACTTCGTCATTTTATCAGTAAATAGTAGATGGGAAGAAATTATTCAGTTAAAGCTTAAACTAAGAGACCTATCATTAGAGCATTGGATGGATGAAACGGTATTTTCTTTTAACTGGTGGTTACTATTATTTTCTTCAATTATTTTTTTCATTATATGGATTAAAGTGTTGGACAAGAAAAGAATTATTGAAATTTCTGCTTTTGGTCTTTTAGTTGGAACGATCACCTTTCTATTAGATATCATCGGTGTCTCCTTAGTTTTTTGGTCGTATCCAGATCAGCTGATCCCCTTAGTGAATTCAATATTTGAAATACATAATATCCATCTACCTATTATTTATATGATTATTTATCAATATTTTAAAACTTGGAAATCCTTCCTGATTGCCTTAACTGTTAGTTCTTCTATTTTTGCCTTTGTATTAGAACCCTTAACGGTGTGGTTAGGAATATACGAAGTTTATCGATGGAAATACTTATTTTCCTTCCCTATTTATATTTTAGGTGGAATCCTAATTAGATGGGCAATAATTAAAGTGAAGGAAATTGAAAAACGCTAA
- a CDS encoding DNA alkylation repair protein, which translates to MDFETVMQELEALGKERSKKMYISNGAHEPVFGVATGAMKPIAKKIKINQPLAEVLYATGNYDAMYFAGIIADPKAMTETDFERWMDGAYFYMLSDYVVAVTLSESPLAQDIADKWIASGDELKMSAGYSCYCWLLGNRKDHEFSESKISDMLDHVKKTIHESPERTKSAMNNFVYTVGVSYLPMHEKAVKTAEEIGIVEVKRDEKKSSLLNAYESIQKEVDRNRLGFKRKYVRC; encoded by the coding sequence ATGGATTTCGAAACGGTAATGCAAGAACTAGAAGCCCTCGGTAAGGAACGCTCGAAGAAAATGTACATATCCAATGGAGCTCACGAGCCAGTGTTTGGTGTGGCTACAGGTGCGATGAAGCCAATTGCTAAGAAAATAAAAATAAATCAACCTTTAGCTGAGGTGCTATATGCCACAGGTAACTATGATGCGATGTATTTTGCTGGAATCATAGCGGATCCAAAAGCTATGACAGAGACGGATTTTGAACGGTGGATGGATGGCGCATATTTCTATATGCTATCCGATTATGTGGTCGCAGTTACCCTATCAGAATCACCTCTAGCACAAGATATCGCTGACAAATGGATTGCTAGTGGGGATGAACTGAAAATGTCAGCAGGCTATAGCTGCTACTGCTGGCTACTAGGAAATCGCAAAGACCATGAATTTTCCGAAAGTAAGATTTCCGATATGCTGGATCATGTGAAGAAGACCATTCATGAATCGCCAGAACGAACGAAATCTGCGATGAATAATTTTGTGTACACAGTGGGGGTTTCATACTTACCAATGCATGAAAAAGCAGTGAAGACTGCAGAGGAAATAGGAATAGTAGAAGTGAAACGGGACGAGAAAAAGAGCAGTCTCTTAAATGCGTACGAAAGTATTCAAAAAGAAGTGGACCGAAATAGACTAGGCTTTAAACGTAAATATGTTAGATGTTAA
- a CDS encoding DUF3231 family protein, with translation MQTSNNYIPLTSGEIGLLWNGFRSETMTLRILTHFELVAEDEDIKKSLTDTISVIEEHIQKYSDIYLKEEFPLPVGFTEDDVNKKAPKLFSDTTAIFLLYSLSAAGMQFYTDSVISSARQDIRMFTNGCLSNYSKLLNQTVDTLLTKGIYVRSPQIPYPDTIDFVQKQNYLAGWFGEKRPIHATQVHELTQNIHRNILGRTLLMGFEQSVKSDKVRTKMKEGKAFSKKVLDDFTLILKNDDLESNTPSGFAVTQSTVAPFSDKLILETMIYINRSALVYYGKTLSISTRRDLFAFYEKLIVQTSLYTHELLQLDIELGYLEEQPMAIDHNQLSQKNQARH, from the coding sequence ATGCAAACTTCAAATAACTATATTCCTCTTACATCTGGAGAAATTGGGTTACTATGGAACGGTTTTAGAAGTGAAACGATGACATTAAGAATATTAACACATTTTGAATTAGTCGCAGAAGATGAAGATATCAAAAAAAGTTTAACAGACACAATCTCTGTTATTGAAGAACATATTCAAAAGTATAGTGATATTTACCTAAAAGAAGAGTTCCCTTTACCTGTTGGATTTACTGAAGATGATGTAAACAAAAAAGCTCCTAAACTATTTTCAGACACAACAGCTATCTTTTTATTATATTCCTTGAGTGCAGCTGGAATGCAGTTCTATACAGATAGTGTAATATCTTCTGCACGTCAGGACATTAGGATGTTTACAAATGGATGTTTGTCCAATTATTCTAAGTTGCTTAATCAAACGGTCGATACTTTGTTAACAAAAGGCATTTATGTAAGATCTCCACAAATTCCTTATCCAGATACCATTGATTTTGTTCAAAAACAAAACTACTTAGCAGGTTGGTTTGGAGAAAAGAGACCGATTCATGCGACGCAAGTTCATGAACTAACACAAAATATACATAGAAATATTTTAGGCAGAACCCTACTAATGGGCTTTGAACAATCTGTTAAATCAGATAAGGTTCGTACAAAAATGAAAGAAGGGAAAGCCTTTTCAAAAAAAGTATTAGATGATTTCACATTAATTTTAAAGAATGATGACTTAGAGTCAAATACCCCTTCAGGCTTTGCAGTTACTCAATCAACAGTTGCACCATTTTCAGATAAGTTAATTTTAGAAACAATGATTTATATCAATCGTTCAGCATTAGTCTACTACGGAAAAACTCTATCAATTAGTACAAGAAGAGATCTATTTGCTTTTTATGAGAAACTCATCGTTCAAACATCACTATACACTCACGAATTACTTCAGTTAGATATTGAATTAGGATATTTAGAAGAGCAGCCTATGGCTATTGACCACAATCAGCTTTCTCAAAAAAACCAAGCTCGTCACTAA
- a CDS encoding MSMEG_1061 family FMN-dependent PPOX-type flavoprotein, with protein MINFSSMAITSEDALREIAGIPHEHVVKKTISRLDEHCKKFIAMSPLLFLSTSNADGKCDVSPRGDSPSEILILNDHQFVIPDRPGNRRLDSILNMMSNPHIGLVFLIPGLDEVLRINGKATIIKDEEILSKMSLKGKSPLLGIGVDVEECFIHCSRALNKSSVWKPDTWQSKDTLPAMLEIFFDHLKINGIEVKR; from the coding sequence ATGATTAATTTTTCTTCTATGGCGATTACGTCAGAGGATGCTCTCAGAGAAATAGCTGGTATTCCTCACGAGCACGTTGTTAAAAAGACCATTTCTCGTTTAGATGAGCATTGTAAGAAATTCATCGCTATGTCTCCTCTTCTGTTTCTTTCTACCTCTAATGCTGATGGTAAATGTGATGTGTCTCCACGTGGAGATTCACCGAGTGAAATCTTGATACTCAATGACCATCAATTCGTCATTCCTGATCGTCCCGGAAACAGACGACTCGATTCCATTTTAAATATGATGTCCAACCCTCACATTGGACTTGTTTTCCTCATTCCAGGATTAGATGAAGTGCTGCGAATTAACGGGAAAGCAACGATTATTAAAGATGAAGAAATTTTAAGCAAGATGTCTTTAAAAGGAAAAAGTCCCCTACTTGGAATTGGTGTGGATGTAGAAGAATGCTTTATTCACTGTTCACGTGCTTTGAATAAGTCGAGCGTGTGGAAGCCTGATACATGGCAATCCAAAGACACTTTACCTGCGATGCTTGAGATATTTTTTGATCACTTGAAAATTAATGGGATTGAAGTAAAGAGATAA
- a CDS encoding DUF7010 family protein — MKTLEHLQSDLIVEAKKGFPILLAGSIVFFIFTILSFLLPMKVVHLVWIFGLGAIFPLGLLLSKPFGVSLVTSKNPIATLGGIVAAPQAFFIPVFIMVYQHIPEYLPFTIGLLGGSHFLPYMWIYRSKAYLFVTLGVCLSSLLLGTVMVEQAFTVVPIAISLVYLIGVLLIFKELKTEKVESVFKA; from the coding sequence GTGAAAACTCTAGAACACTTACAATCTGATCTTATTGTAGAGGCAAAAAAAGGTTTCCCTATCTTATTAGCGGGTTCAATTGTGTTTTTTATATTTACCATATTATCGTTTTTGTTACCAATGAAGGTGGTTCATTTAGTTTGGATTTTTGGATTAGGGGCTATCTTTCCATTGGGTTTATTGCTTAGTAAGCCATTTGGTGTCAGTCTAGTAACCTCTAAAAATCCGATTGCTACTCTAGGAGGAATCGTTGCTGCTCCGCAGGCCTTTTTTATTCCTGTTTTTATTATGGTGTATCAGCACATTCCTGAATATCTGCCATTCACCATTGGTCTTCTAGGAGGATCGCACTTTCTACCTTACATGTGGATTTACCGAAGTAAGGCTTACTTATTTGTTACGTTAGGAGTTTGTCTATCCTCTTTACTATTGGGTACGGTGATGGTAGAACAGGCGTTTACAGTTGTCCCAATCGCTATTTCCCTTGTTTATCTAATTGGAGTCCTTCTAATCTTTAAGGAATTAAAAACAGAGAAAGTTGAATCTGTATTTAAAGCCTAG